Proteins from one Myxococcus stipitatus genomic window:
- a CDS encoding DUF4082 domain-containing protein, giving the protein MTPPKPRPVGLPPPVRSHAVLLLLSALLVLPASEAWAQPTFTLWPGTATPAVASVTNDSSAVELGVKFRSDIDGDIVGIRFYKGATNTGTHVGSLWSATGQRLAFATFTNETATGWQEVLFSTPVPVTANTTYVASYHAPAGAYAFTNGGLIAAQDAPPLHALAGASNGGNGVFTYGAAGSFPTTAFGNSNYWVDVVFRPAAPVTLWPSTATPTVASVTNDSAAVELGVKFKTNVSGNVLGVRFYKGASNTGTHVGSLWSANGQRLAFATFTNETATGWQQVLFSTPVAIAPDTVYTASYHAPVGAYAFNQGGLATGLDAPPLFALPGSTSGGNGVFTYGPAGSFPVNSFENSNYWVDVLFQATGAPPPTQPPDNNYRLFAPTAVPANTTAAESAPVELGVKFRSDVDGLVKGVRFYKGSGNTGTHIGNLWSATGQPLASATFTNETAVGWQEVTFASPVAITAGTTYVASYFAPAGGYSYNTNGLASGVDAPPLHALPGSTASGNGVFAYNTTSTFPNTSYQNSNYWVDVVFESYGPPPRPGVQGAGPVLVATAPGNPFTDYLREILEAEGIAAFATTDAGNLGVSVSLDDYKVLVLGEQTLGAAQVTLITNWVNAGGSLIALRPAANLESLLGLNPSQGTLSNGYLLVNTTQAPGTGITAETMQYHGAADKRTLTAGTRAVATLYSDATTATTFAAVSQRTVGSGTATAFMYDLAKSVIYTRQGNPAWQGQNRDGSPIGPGARASDMFYGNASFDPQPDWVNLNKVQIPQADEQQRLLANVLHQTSTTPLPRLWYFPRSHKAVVVMTGDGHPGGASTQRWNQYLSDSATGCNVADWECIRGTIYDYVGGLTATQASTYVSQGFEYALHINTNCGDYTANSLDPNFFTPQLANFVMAYPAIPEPTTNRTHCIAFSDWSTQPKVSRLHGIRLDTNYYYWPDYWVQDRPGLFTGSGLAMRFADLDGSPIDVYQLATQMTDESGQSYPLHIDTLLANALGPKGYYGAFNANMHVDSQPSAGSAGSAAIIASARRDGVPVITARQLLDWVDAREATQVSSVAFSGTVLTFNVTNPARNLSLMVPTRTTTNRTLTSVTRAGSPVTTVTRTIKGVDFAFIDGAQAGTYTATYN; this is encoded by the coding sequence ATGACACCCCCGAAGCCACGACCCGTCGGGCTCCCCCCGCCCGTACGCTCACACGCCGTGCTGCTGTTGTTGTCCGCGTTGCTGGTGCTCCCCGCGAGCGAGGCCTGGGCCCAGCCCACCTTCACCTTGTGGCCCGGCACCGCCACCCCCGCCGTCGCGTCCGTCACCAATGACTCCTCCGCCGTGGAGCTCGGCGTGAAGTTCCGCTCCGACATCGACGGCGACATCGTCGGCATCCGCTTCTACAAGGGCGCCACCAACACCGGCACCCACGTGGGCAGCCTGTGGAGCGCCACCGGCCAGCGGCTCGCCTTCGCCACCTTCACCAACGAGACGGCCACCGGCTGGCAGGAGGTCCTCTTCTCCACGCCCGTCCCCGTCACCGCCAACACCACGTACGTCGCCTCGTACCACGCGCCGGCCGGCGCCTACGCCTTCACCAACGGCGGCCTCATCGCCGCCCAGGACGCCCCGCCGCTGCACGCGCTGGCGGGCGCCAGCAACGGCGGCAACGGCGTCTTCACCTACGGCGCCGCGGGCTCCTTCCCCACCACCGCCTTCGGCAACTCGAACTACTGGGTGGACGTCGTCTTCCGCCCCGCCGCGCCCGTCACCCTGTGGCCCTCCACCGCCACGCCCACCGTCGCGTCCGTCACCAACGACTCCGCCGCCGTGGAGCTGGGCGTGAAGTTCAAGACCAATGTGAGCGGCAACGTGCTGGGCGTGCGCTTCTACAAGGGCGCCAGCAACACCGGCACCCACGTGGGCAGCCTGTGGAGCGCCAATGGCCAGCGGCTCGCCTTCGCCACCTTCACCAACGAGACGGCCACCGGCTGGCAGCAGGTCCTCTTCTCCACGCCCGTCGCCATCGCGCCGGACACCGTCTACACCGCCTCGTACCACGCGCCCGTCGGCGCCTACGCCTTCAACCAGGGCGGGCTCGCCACCGGCCTGGACGCGCCGCCCCTGTTCGCCCTGCCCGGCTCCACCAGCGGCGGCAACGGCGTCTTCACCTACGGCCCCGCGGGCTCCTTCCCCGTCAACAGCTTCGAGAACTCCAACTACTGGGTGGACGTCCTCTTCCAGGCCACCGGCGCGCCGCCGCCCACGCAGCCGCCGGACAACAACTACCGGCTCTTCGCCCCCACCGCCGTGCCCGCCAACACCACCGCCGCCGAATCGGCGCCCGTGGAGCTGGGCGTGAAGTTCCGCTCGGACGTGGACGGCCTCGTCAAGGGCGTGCGCTTCTACAAGGGCAGCGGCAACACGGGGACGCACATCGGCAACCTGTGGAGCGCCACCGGCCAGCCCCTGGCCTCCGCCACCTTCACCAACGAGACGGCGGTCGGCTGGCAGGAGGTGACGTTCGCCTCGCCCGTGGCCATCACCGCCGGGACGACCTATGTCGCGTCGTACTTCGCACCGGCCGGCGGCTACTCGTACAACACCAACGGCCTGGCCAGCGGCGTGGACGCGCCGCCGCTGCACGCCCTGCCCGGCTCCACCGCGAGCGGCAACGGCGTCTTCGCCTACAACACGACGTCCACGTTCCCCAACACCAGCTACCAGAACTCCAACTACTGGGTGGACGTCGTCTTCGAGTCCTACGGCCCGCCGCCCCGCCCGGGGGTCCAGGGCGCCGGCCCCGTGCTCGTGGCCACCGCGCCGGGCAATCCCTTCACGGACTACCTGCGCGAAATCCTCGAGGCCGAGGGCATCGCCGCCTTCGCCACCACCGACGCCGGCAACCTGGGCGTCAGCGTGTCGCTCGACGACTACAAGGTCCTGGTGCTGGGAGAGCAGACGCTGGGCGCCGCCCAGGTCACCCTCATCACCAACTGGGTCAACGCGGGCGGCAGCCTCATCGCCCTGCGCCCCGCCGCCAACCTGGAGTCGCTGCTCGGCCTCAATCCCTCGCAGGGCACGCTGAGCAACGGCTACCTGCTGGTGAACACCACCCAGGCGCCTGGCACCGGCATCACCGCGGAGACGATGCAGTACCACGGCGCCGCCGACAAGCGCACCCTGACCGCGGGCACGCGCGCCGTCGCCACGCTCTACTCGGACGCCACCACCGCCACCACGTTCGCCGCCGTCAGCCAGCGCACCGTGGGCAGCGGCACCGCCACCGCGTTCATGTACGACCTGGCGAAGTCCGTCATCTACACCCGCCAGGGCAACCCCGCGTGGCAGGGGCAGAACCGCGACGGTTCCCCCATCGGCCCGGGGGCGCGCGCCAGCGACATGTTCTACGGCAACGCGTCGTTCGACCCTCAGCCGGACTGGGTCAACCTGAACAAGGTCCAGATTCCCCAGGCCGACGAGCAGCAGCGCCTGCTCGCCAACGTGCTGCACCAGACGAGCACCACGCCGCTGCCGCGGCTGTGGTACTTCCCCCGCTCGCACAAGGCCGTGGTGGTGATGACGGGTGACGGACACCCGGGCGGCGCGTCCACGCAGCGCTGGAACCAGTACCTCTCCGACAGCGCGACCGGCTGCAACGTGGCGGACTGGGAATGCATCCGCGGCACCATCTACGACTACGTGGGCGGGCTGACGGCCACGCAGGCCAGCACCTACGTCTCCCAGGGCTTCGAGTACGCCCTGCACATCAACACCAACTGCGGCGACTACACCGCCAACTCGCTGGACCCGAACTTCTTCACGCCCCAGCTGGCCAACTTCGTCATGGCCTACCCCGCCATCCCGGAGCCCACCACCAACCGCACGCACTGCATCGCGTTCAGCGACTGGTCCACCCAGCCCAAGGTGTCGCGCCTGCACGGCATCCGCCTGGACACCAACTACTACTACTGGCCTGACTACTGGGTGCAGGACCGCCCGGGCCTCTTCACCGGCTCCGGGCTGGCCATGCGCTTCGCGGACCTCGACGGCTCGCCCATCGACGTCTACCAGCTCGCCACGCAGATGACGGACGAGTCCGGCCAGTCGTACCCGCTGCACATCGACACGCTGCTGGCCAACGCGCTCGGCCCCAAGGGGTACTACGGCGCGTTCAACGCCAACATGCACGTGGACTCGCAGCCGTCGGCGGGCTCCGCCGGCTCGGCCGCCATCATCGCGTCCGCCAGGCGCGACGGCGTGCCGGTCATCACCGCGCGGCAGTTGCTCGACTGGGTCGACGCGCGCGAGGCGACGCAGGTCTCCTCCGTGGCCTTCTCCGGCACGGTGCTCACCTTCAACGTGACCAACCCCGCCCGCAACCTGTCGCTCATGGTGCCCACGCGCACCACCACGAACCGCACGCTGACCTCCGTCACGCGCGCCGGCTCCCCCGTGACGACCGTGACGCGCACCATCAAGGGTGTCGACTTCGCCTTCATCGACGGCGCCCAGGCCGGCACGTACACGGCCACCTACAACTGA
- a CDS encoding DUF4041 domain-containing protein, which yields MQPVTLALALAGLLFAGLFIRSALQARALRARFAPILDVEAERQRILAELERAKAESAQTLAAERNRLSTELAREKDQADAALRQEQQRADAELTRTRAQAETAVRELEQRRQQAREDHAYLEKRITTLREELRPLEEESVLRSYGLYKPIYNLSSSEKYEQRLEAIRERQKRMLKDKEAAFCRAQWEVNGSKVEGKKQTDRTLKLMLRAFNGEADACVAKVTYKNIKAMEARIEKAAEAISALTEIQQCSIALPYVELKLQELRLAHEYEEKRQEEKEEQRRLREQMREEDAAQRELERAKLEAEREAQRDEEALRKARGELERSQGAEQARLLERIAELERRVAEDQERQRAISQAQLTRTGHVYVISNIGSFGEDVFKVGMTRRLVPQDRIDELGDASVPFEFDVHAIIRTSDAPRLEAELHKTFASKRVNRVNERKEFFRVTLDEIARAVRQHHGDFELTRIAEAAEYRKSLAMEEEERTTVSRPHPRLSMSVDAPRPP from the coding sequence ATGCAGCCTGTCACCCTGGCCCTGGCCCTGGCGGGCCTGTTGTTCGCGGGACTCTTCATCCGTTCGGCACTCCAGGCGCGAGCGCTGCGCGCCCGCTTCGCGCCCATCCTCGACGTCGAGGCGGAGCGCCAGCGAATCCTGGCGGAGCTGGAGCGCGCGAAGGCGGAGTCCGCGCAGACGCTCGCGGCCGAGCGCAACCGCCTGTCCACCGAGCTGGCCCGGGAGAAGGACCAGGCCGACGCGGCCCTCCGCCAGGAGCAGCAGCGCGCCGACGCCGAGCTGACCCGGACGCGGGCGCAGGCCGAGACAGCCGTGCGCGAGCTGGAGCAGCGGCGCCAGCAGGCCCGGGAGGACCACGCGTACCTCGAGAAGCGCATCACCACGCTGCGCGAGGAGCTGCGGCCCCTGGAGGAGGAGTCCGTCCTGCGCTCCTACGGCCTCTACAAGCCCATCTACAACCTCTCCTCCTCGGAGAAGTACGAGCAGCGCCTGGAGGCCATCCGCGAACGCCAGAAGCGCATGCTCAAGGACAAGGAGGCCGCCTTCTGCCGCGCGCAGTGGGAGGTCAACGGCAGCAAGGTCGAGGGGAAGAAGCAGACGGACCGCACCCTCAAGCTGATGCTCCGCGCGTTCAACGGCGAGGCCGACGCGTGCGTCGCGAAGGTGACCTACAAGAACATCAAGGCCATGGAGGCGCGCATCGAGAAGGCCGCCGAGGCCATCAGCGCCCTCACCGAAATCCAGCAGTGCTCCATCGCCCTGCCCTACGTGGAGCTGAAGCTCCAGGAGCTGCGGCTCGCCCACGAATACGAGGAGAAGCGCCAGGAGGAGAAGGAGGAGCAGCGCCGCCTCCGCGAGCAGATGCGCGAGGAGGATGCGGCGCAGCGCGAGCTGGAGCGCGCGAAGCTGGAGGCCGAGCGCGAGGCGCAGCGCGACGAGGAGGCGCTTCGCAAGGCCCGGGGCGAGTTGGAGCGCAGCCAGGGCGCCGAGCAGGCCAGGCTGCTCGAGCGCATCGCGGAGCTGGAGCGGCGCGTGGCCGAGGACCAGGAGCGCCAGCGCGCCATCTCCCAGGCCCAGCTCACCCGCACCGGCCACGTCTACGTCATCTCCAACATCGGCTCCTTCGGCGAGGATGTCTTCAAGGTGGGCATGACGCGCAGGCTCGTCCCCCAGGACCGCATCGACGAGCTGGGCGACGCCTCCGTCCCCTTCGAGTTCGACGTCCACGCCATCATCCGCACGTCGGACGCGCCCCGGCTGGAGGCGGAGCTGCACAAGACGTTCGCCAGCAAGCGCGTCAACCGCGTCAACGAGCGCAAGGAGTTCTTCCGCGTGACGCTCGATGAAATCGCCCGCGCCGTCCGCCAGCACCACGGCGACTTCGAGCTGACGCGCATCGCCGAGGCCGCCGAGTACCGCAAATCACTCGCGATGGAGGAGGAGGAGCGCACGACGGTCTCCCGACCCCACCCCCGGCTCTCCATGTCGGTCGACGCACCGCGTCCTCCATGA
- a CDS encoding catalase has product MPLRKTPSQKNPPTPTKTEQLERYRAHPEDTTLTTDQGIPIGDTDNSLKAGVRGPTLLEDFHFREKVMRFDHERIPERVVHARGAGAHGYFQVYESLERYTQARFLTDPSVRTPVFVRFSTVGGSRGSADTVRDVRGFATKFYTPEGNFDLVGNNIPVFFIQDGIKFPDFVHSVKPEPHNEIPQASSAHDSLWDFVSLVPETAHMVMWLMSDRAIPLSFRHMEGFGVHTFRLLNAKGKATLVKFHWKPLLGTHSMVWDEAQKVSGKDPDFHRRDLWDAIEKGNFPEWELGLQFINEGDELKYGFDLLDATKLLPEELVPVRRVGKLVLDRNPDNFFAETEQVAFCVGNVVPGIDFTNDPLMQARLFSYLDTQLTRLGGPNFAELPINKPVCPVSNHQQDGFGRQTIPTNRANYHPNSLGGGCPVLANPRQAFKHYQERVDGTMIRTRSESFADHFSQASLFFNSMSQPEREHLIAAVEFEVSKVERPEIRERVVHQILANIDREMAVRVARAVGVPPPRGGRTTPAAVGGKSGKTVTSSPALSMMNTPLSSIHTRKVAVLVADGFSNADLSQVRKALEKEGAIVEVLGPTLSPVTSAEGGKETPAKTIRSTSSVLYDAVFVPGGDRSVAALKTLPFAVDFVREAYVHCKPLALAGAAAGLLDAAAVGAPPATRVLDETMGIVRTTKSEVKGFGQAFVKAIAAHRHWERESPPPA; this is encoded by the coding sequence ATGCCGCTGCGCAAGACTCCGTCGCAGAAGAACCCGCCCACCCCCACCAAGACCGAGCAGCTCGAGCGGTACCGGGCCCACCCCGAGGACACGACCCTGACCACGGACCAGGGGATTCCCATCGGGGACACGGACAACTCGCTCAAGGCCGGGGTGCGCGGGCCCACGCTGCTGGAGGACTTCCACTTCCGCGAGAAGGTCATGCGCTTCGACCACGAGCGCATCCCGGAGCGGGTCGTGCACGCGCGCGGCGCGGGCGCCCATGGCTACTTCCAGGTCTACGAGTCGCTGGAGCGCTACACCCAGGCGAGGTTCCTCACGGACCCGTCGGTGCGCACGCCCGTCTTCGTGCGCTTCTCGACGGTGGGCGGCTCGCGCGGCTCCGCGGACACCGTGCGCGACGTGCGCGGCTTCGCCACGAAGTTCTATACGCCCGAGGGCAACTTCGACCTGGTGGGCAACAACATCCCCGTCTTCTTCATCCAGGACGGCATCAAGTTCCCGGACTTCGTGCACTCGGTGAAGCCGGAGCCGCACAACGAGATTCCGCAGGCGTCGTCCGCGCACGACTCGCTGTGGGACTTCGTGTCGCTCGTCCCGGAGACGGCGCACATGGTGATGTGGCTGATGTCCGACCGCGCCATCCCCCTCTCCTTCCGGCACATGGAGGGCTTCGGCGTCCACACCTTCCGGTTGCTGAACGCCAAGGGCAAGGCGACGTTGGTGAAGTTCCATTGGAAGCCGCTGCTCGGCACGCACTCCATGGTGTGGGACGAGGCGCAGAAGGTGTCCGGCAAGGACCCGGACTTCCACCGGCGGGACCTGTGGGACGCCATCGAGAAGGGGAACTTCCCGGAGTGGGAGCTGGGGTTGCAGTTCATCAACGAGGGGGACGAGCTGAAGTACGGCTTCGACCTGCTGGACGCGACGAAGCTCCTGCCGGAGGAGCTGGTGCCGGTACGCAGGGTGGGCAAGCTGGTGTTGGACCGCAACCCGGACAACTTCTTCGCGGAGACGGAGCAGGTGGCGTTCTGCGTGGGCAACGTGGTGCCGGGCATCGACTTCACCAACGACCCGCTGATGCAGGCGCGGCTGTTCTCGTACCTGGACACGCAGCTGACCCGGCTGGGTGGGCCCAACTTCGCGGAGCTGCCCATCAACAAGCCGGTGTGCCCGGTGAGCAACCACCAGCAGGATGGCTTCGGTCGACAGACCATCCCCACCAACCGGGCCAACTACCACCCCAACTCGCTGGGCGGCGGGTGCCCGGTGCTCGCCAATCCCAGGCAGGCCTTCAAGCACTACCAGGAGCGGGTGGACGGCACGATGATTCGGACGCGCAGCGAGTCCTTCGCCGACCACTTCAGCCAGGCGTCGCTGTTCTTCAACAGCATGTCCCAGCCGGAGCGCGAGCACCTCATCGCGGCGGTGGAGTTCGAGGTGAGCAAGGTGGAGCGCCCGGAGATTCGCGAGCGCGTGGTGCACCAGATTCTCGCGAACATCGACCGGGAGATGGCGGTGCGCGTGGCGCGCGCGGTGGGCGTTCCGCCACCCAGGGGAGGCCGGACGACGCCCGCGGCGGTGGGCGGCAAGTCGGGCAAGACGGTGACGTCGTCACCCGCGCTGAGCATGATGAACACACCCCTGAGCTCCATCCACACGCGCAAGGTGGCGGTGCTGGTGGCGGACGGTTTCTCCAACGCGGACCTGTCGCAGGTGCGCAAGGCGCTGGAGAAGGAGGGGGCCATCGTGGAGGTGCTGGGGCCCACGCTCAGCCCGGTCACCAGCGCGGAGGGTGGCAAGGAGACGCCGGCGAAGACCATCCGCTCCACGTCGTCGGTGCTCTACGACGCCGTCTTCGTCCCTGGTGGTGACAGGAGCGTGGCGGCGCTGAAGACGCTGCCGTTCGCGGTGGACTTCGTGCGCGAGGCGTACGTCCATTGCAAGCCGCTCGCACTGGCGGGAGCGGCGGCGGGGCTGCTGGACGCGGCGGCCGTGGGCGCGCCGCCGGCCACGCGGGTGCTCGACGAGACGATGGGCATCGTGCGCACCACGAAGAGCGAGGTGAAGGGCTTCGGCCAGGCGTTCGTGAAGGCCATCGCCGCGCACCGCCACTGGGAGCGGGAGTCGCCGCCTCCGGCGTGA
- a CDS encoding SRPBCC family protein, which yields MLKKILGGLAAVLLILVGVIAMQPSEYTVQRTATMPVPKDIAFALVNDFHRWNDWSPWAKLDPDIKTTFGGAQAGVGATYAWVGNEKVGEGKMTILESKPDELVRLELEFFKPMAGVSETRISFKAVEGGTEVVWAMSGANNFVGKAMCLVMDMDQLIGKDFEAGLANLKTVGQAEATKRAEAEAARVAEEKAAAEKATAEAAAAAGAQGQPAVARPTP from the coding sequence ATGCTCAAGAAGATCCTCGGCGGTCTGGCCGCCGTCCTCCTCATCCTGGTCGGCGTCATCGCCATGCAGCCCTCGGAGTACACCGTGCAGCGCACGGCGACGATGCCCGTGCCGAAGGACATCGCGTTCGCGCTGGTGAACGACTTCCACCGGTGGAACGACTGGTCTCCGTGGGCGAAGCTGGACCCGGACATCAAGACCACCTTCGGCGGCGCGCAGGCCGGCGTGGGCGCCACCTACGCCTGGGTGGGCAACGAGAAGGTGGGCGAAGGGAAGATGACCATCCTGGAGAGCAAGCCCGACGAGCTGGTCCGCCTCGAGCTGGAGTTCTTCAAGCCCATGGCGGGTGTCTCGGAGACGCGCATCTCCTTCAAGGCCGTGGAGGGTGGCACGGAGGTGGTCTGGGCGATGAGCGGCGCCAACAACTTCGTGGGCAAGGCCATGTGCCTGGTCATGGACATGGACCAGCTGATTGGAAAGGACTTCGAGGCGGGGCTCGCGAACCTCAAGACGGTGGGCCAGGCCGAGGCCACGAAGCGCGCGGAGGCGGAGGCCGCTCGGGTGGCCGAGGAGAAGGCCGCCGCGGAGAAGGCCACCGCCGAGGCCGCTGCCGCCGCCGGCGCGCAAGGACAGCCCGCGGTCGCGCGGCCCACGCCGTGA
- a CDS encoding L-serine ammonia-lyase codes for MAVSVFDLFKIGIGPSSSHTVGPMRAARQFVLRLAERGLVEKLTRLKVELYGSLGATGKGHGSDKAVVLGLRGDTPEGVDVECIPTVVGRWRAEGRISLLGQKELVFRDGEHLVMHRRRALPYHPNGMRFTAFGADGVELDSRVFYSVGGGFVVDEEAVSGQDPLRADTTVLPYPFQSAATLLELSERERLPISALMMANEKTWRSEAEIRAGLLRIWDVMQACVRRGCSASGILPGGLKVERRAAAMYQRLISRPEAGLTNPLTVLDWVNLYALAVNEENAAGGRVVTAPTNGAAGIIPAVLHYYWRFSPGANEDGVVRFLLTAGAIGVLYKENASISGAEVGCQGEVGSACSMAAGALTEVLGGTPLQVENAAEIAMEHNLGLTCDPIGGLVQVPCIERNAMASVKAINAARMALSGDGRHFVSLDKVIRTMRDTGRDMKDKYKETSRGGLAVNVLEVASLSVGLPEC; via the coding sequence ATGGCTGTCAGCGTCTTCGACCTCTTCAAGATTGGCATCGGACCTTCGAGCTCCCACACGGTGGGCCCCATGCGCGCCGCGCGGCAGTTCGTGCTGCGGCTGGCGGAGCGTGGGCTCGTGGAGAAGCTCACCCGGCTGAAAGTGGAGCTGTACGGCTCGCTCGGCGCCACGGGGAAGGGGCACGGCAGCGACAAGGCGGTGGTGCTCGGGCTGCGGGGTGACACGCCCGAGGGCGTGGACGTGGAGTGCATCCCCACCGTCGTGGGTCGCTGGCGCGCCGAGGGGCGCATCAGCCTGTTGGGCCAGAAGGAGCTGGTCTTCCGCGACGGCGAGCACCTGGTGATGCACCGCCGCCGCGCGCTCCCCTACCACCCGAACGGGATGCGCTTCACCGCCTTCGGCGCGGACGGCGTGGAGCTGGACTCGCGCGTCTTCTATTCGGTGGGCGGGGGCTTCGTCGTGGACGAGGAGGCGGTCAGCGGCCAGGACCCGCTGCGCGCCGACACCACGGTGCTGCCCTACCCGTTCCAGTCCGCGGCGACGCTGCTGGAGCTCAGCGAGCGGGAGCGGCTGCCCATCAGCGCGCTGATGATGGCGAACGAGAAGACCTGGCGCTCGGAGGCGGAGATTCGCGCGGGGCTCCTGCGCATCTGGGATGTCATGCAGGCGTGCGTGCGCCGGGGGTGCAGCGCGTCGGGCATCCTCCCGGGCGGGCTCAAGGTGGAGCGCCGCGCGGCGGCGATGTACCAGCGTCTCATCAGCCGTCCGGAGGCGGGGCTCACCAACCCGCTGACCGTGCTGGACTGGGTGAACCTGTACGCGCTCGCGGTCAACGAGGAGAACGCGGCGGGAGGGCGCGTCGTCACGGCGCCCACCAACGGCGCGGCGGGCATCATCCCCGCGGTGCTGCACTACTACTGGCGCTTCTCGCCCGGGGCGAACGAGGACGGCGTGGTGCGCTTCCTGCTCACCGCGGGGGCCATTGGGGTGCTCTACAAGGAGAACGCCTCCATCAGCGGCGCGGAGGTCGGCTGTCAGGGTGAGGTGGGCAGCGCGTGCTCCATGGCCGCGGGCGCGCTCACCGAGGTGCTCGGCGGCACGCCGCTCCAGGTGGAGAACGCGGCGGAGATCGCCATGGAGCACAACCTGGGGCTGACGTGCGACCCCATCGGTGGCCTGGTGCAGGTGCCCTGCATCGAGCGCAACGCCATGGCCAGCGTCAAGGCCATCAACGCCGCGCGCATGGCCCTCTCCGGCGACGGACGGCACTTCGTCAGCCTGGACAAGGTCATCCGGACGATGCGCGACACCGGGCGCGACATGAAGGACAAGTACAAGGAGACCTCGCGCGGCGGCCTCGCGGTCAACGTCCTGGAAGTGGCCAGCCTCAGCGTCGGCCTCCCGGAGTGCTGA